GGCTTTTGAAACCAAAAAGGAACATCCTTTATTAGTTGATAAAGAAGCTGTAAGGATAATTGATCAAATAGATTACGATTTTTCAAAGATTGAAGAACAAGTTAATCCATTAAGTAGATTGTCATGGGTTGCCAGAAGTATTTACTTTGATAAAAAAATAGAAGATTACTTACAATCTATTCCAAATGGGACTGTTATAAACATCGGATGTGGTTTAGACACTACATATGAACGTGTTTAAAATGGTAAAGCAAAATGGTATGAACTTGATTTTTCAGAAGTAATTGAAACTCGTAAAAAAGTAATACAAGAATCTCAGAATAGAATATTTTTATCGTATTCTGTTTTTGATCAAAAATGGTATGAAGAAATTACAAAAAAAGAAAATGTATTAATCATGATCGCAGGTGTTATCTACTATTTTGAAGAGAATGACGTTAAAAAACTCTTTGAAACATTCAGAAAGCACTTTAATAAAGTACAAGTTATATTTGATTATAGCTCTAAAAATGGTGTGAAAATAGCAAATAAAAAAGTAATTGAAGATGGCGGTATGGATAAAAACGCATATTTAAAGTGGGGAATTGAAAACATAAAGGAAATTGAAAAATGGGATATTGGAATAACAGTTAAAGAAAACATGAAAATGTTTAAAGAACATAGGAAGAGATATCCGTTAACAAAAAGAGTTGGAATGTGGATATCTGATGTTTTATCTATAATGTCATTAGCAAAAATAACAATAAGTAATGCTTAACAACTACGACCTGATAATTGCTTTTGTCACACTTTCTGCGTATCATCACTTCGCTCCTCGGCAAAAAGTACGCCAATGTACGCAATGCAGGTTAAGCAAATGATAGAGCTACGTAGAATCAATCGTTACTGTTGGATAAAGAAATGATGAAGTATATTAACAAAGATATAAATGTAATTTTGAAGAATGAAATGGTTGACTATATTGGTTATGCTCAACTTGAAAAATATGAAGCTGAATTAATCAAATTCGGTGGTGATCTTATTAAAGGATATAAATACGGAATAAGTATAGGGATTGCTTTACCCAATTCAATTGTTAATCAGTTGCCTAATAGATTTGATTCCAATGTTGCTTGTGCTTATAAAAATCATGCATATAATATTATAAATGAAAGATTAAACCTCATAGCTTCAAAATTATCATCCTATTTGAATAAAAAAGGATATCAGACTCTT
The nucleotide sequence above comes from Candidatus Delongbacteria bacterium. Encoded proteins:
- a CDS encoding class I SAM-dependent methyltransferase, with protein sequence MNTTKINLSGVQETLLLPLWGRAFETKKEHPLLVDKEAVRIIDQIDYDFSKIEEQVNPLSRLSWVARSIYFDKKIEDYLQSIPNGTVINIGCGLDTTYERV